The Pseudodesulfovibrio sp. zrk46 genome contains a region encoding:
- a CDS encoding YceI family protein encodes MKKILLIAVALLFCATSARAETWNIDPDHSAAHFAIEHMMIAKVRGSFPDIKGALMFKDDMPVSFDVTIAVDSINTGVDKRDAHLKSGDFFGVTTYPVMTFKSTEVTRSGDGFVAKGNMTIKDKTHEVEFAVSGLTERRKDPWGNYRLGGKAKLVIDRRDFGVTWSQTLDDGGLLIGNEVDIVVDLELLPVK; translated from the coding sequence ATGAAGAAAATACTCTTAATTGCAGTGGCACTGCTCTTCTGCGCAACATCTGCCAGAGCTGAAACGTGGAACATTGACCCGGACCACTCGGCGGCCCATTTCGCCATTGAGCACATGATGATCGCCAAGGTGCGCGGTTCATTCCCGGACATCAAGGGCGCCCTCATGTTCAAGGACGACATGCCCGTCAGCTTTGATGTCACCATTGCTGTGGACAGCATCAACACGGGCGTGGACAAGCGCGACGCGCACCTGAAAAGCGGTGACTTCTTTGGAGTGACTACCTATCCGGTCATGACCTTCAAGAGCACCGAGGTCACTCGCTCCGGTGATGGATTTGTCGCCAAGGGGAACATGACCATCAAGGATAAGACCCACGAGGTGGAGTTTGCCGTCAGCGGCCTGACCGAGCGCCGCAAGGACCCATGGGGCAATTATCGCCTGGGCGGCAAGGCCAAGCTGGTCATCGACAGGCGCGACTTTGGTGTAACGTGGAGCCAGACCCTCGACGATGGAGGCCTGCTCATCGGCAATGAAGTGGATATTGTCGTGGACTTGGAGCTGCTCCCCGTTAAGTAG
- a CDS encoding pirin family protein, whose protein sequence is MRREIKQIMKGEAVTEGAGVKLRRVFGYMDTPTFDPFLMLDDFRGDSPEDFINGFPWHPHRGIETITYVTSGDVEHGDSLGNDGVISSGDVQWMTAGSGIIHQEMPKGDDAGRMHGFQLWANLPARDKMMDPRYRGITADEIPEITLDDGTVIKVIAGTIANTTGPVGDIVIDPEYMDCTVPAGVEFVHPTKQGHTAFIYVIDGKGTVNGTTVENKTLVLFDDGDEFAISGANETVRFLLLTGKPLNEPIAWRGPIVMNTQEELTLAFKEYQDGTFVKHAKP, encoded by the coding sequence ATGCGTCGTGAGATTAAGCAAATCATGAAAGGCGAAGCTGTCACAGAGGGGGCAGGCGTCAAATTACGCCGTGTATTCGGCTATATGGATACTCCTACCTTTGACCCGTTTCTGATGCTCGATGACTTTCGTGGGGATAGCCCCGAGGACTTCATCAACGGTTTTCCCTGGCATCCCCACCGGGGGATCGAGACCATTACCTATGTCACCAGCGGTGATGTGGAACATGGTGACAGCCTCGGTAATGACGGTGTGATCTCTTCGGGCGACGTCCAGTGGATGACCGCCGGGAGCGGTATCATTCATCAGGAAATGCCCAAGGGAGACGATGCCGGACGCATGCACGGTTTTCAGCTCTGGGCCAACCTTCCGGCCCGGGACAAGATGATGGATCCCCGCTACCGGGGTATCACTGCCGATGAAATTCCCGAGATCACTCTGGACGACGGCACTGTCATCAAGGTCATTGCCGGCACCATCGCCAACACGACCGGTCCAGTGGGCGATATTGTCATCGACCCCGAATACATGGACTGCACAGTGCCTGCCGGGGTTGAATTCGTGCACCCGACCAAACAGGGACACACCGCGTTCATTTATGTCATCGATGGCAAGGGGACGGTTAACGGCACCACCGTGGAGAACAAGACGCTGGTTCTTTTCGATGACGGCGATGAGTTCGCCATATCAGGAGCCAATGAGACTGTCCGATTCCTCCTGCTCACGGGCAAGCCCCTGAATGAGCCCATCGCATGGCGCGGTCCCATTGTCATGAACACACAGGAAGAGCTGACGCTCGCTTTCAAGGAATATCAGGACGGCACATTCGTTAAACACGCCAAACCGTAA